From a region of the Candidatus Dependentiae bacterium genome:
- the rpsQ gene encoding 30S ribosomal protein S17: METNNKKMFSGVVISDKMNKTIVVSYQRAFKHEKFQKIVRTVKNYKVHDPEESAKIGDRVEFFEGAPKSKTKYMYLHRVIS; encoded by the coding sequence ATGGAAACTAATAATAAAAAAATGTTTAGTGGCGTTGTAATATCTGACAAAATGAACAAAACAATTGTTGTTTCTTATCAAAGAGCTTTTAAGCATGAGAAGTTTCAAAAAATTGTTAGAACTGTTAAGAATTACAAAGTGCATGATCCAGAAGAGTCTGCAAAAATCGGTGATAGAGTAGAGTTTTTTGAAGGTGCTCCTAAGTCAAAAACAAAATATATGTATCTTCACCGTGTTATTAGTTAA
- the rpmC gene encoding 50S ribosomal protein L29, which produces MQKKIKNELKQLALEPLKIRAEEIRKEMFLLRMKKFSTPEKNTALIRSLRRSLACALTLVRQKELHGN; this is translated from the coding sequence ATGCAGAAAAAAATAAAAAATGAATTAAAGCAATTGGCGCTAGAGCCATTGAAAATTCGTGCAGAAGAAATACGCAAAGAGATGTTTTTGTTGAGAATGAAAAAGTTCTCAACACCAGAAAAAAACACAGCTCTTATCAGAAGTTTACGTAGAAGCTTAGCTTGTGCGTTAACTTTAGTAAGACAAAAGGAATTACATGGAAACTAA
- the rplP gene encoding 50S ribosomal protein L16 encodes MLMPKKVKFRKSHRGRMTGISKGARTVEFGEFGLEAVEPVWLTAQQIESVRVTVARRIKKVGKFFLRVFPDKPVSKKPIETRMGKGKGNAEFWVAVVKRGRVICELGDVDEATAKEIFRMASYKLPMKTKFVRKEV; translated from the coding sequence ATGTTGATGCCAAAAAAAGTAAAATTTAGAAAATCACACCGCGGAAGAATGACCGGGATCTCTAAAGGAGCTCGTACTGTAGAGTTTGGAGAATTTGGTCTAGAAGCAGTTGAGCCAGTTTGGTTGACAGCTCAGCAAATAGAATCTGTTCGCGTTACGGTTGCTCGTAGAATCAAAAAAGTTGGTAAATTCTTTTTAAGAGTTTTCCCTGATAAACCAGTCAGTAAAAAACCAATTGAAACTCGTATGGGTAAGGGTAAGGGTAACGCAGAGTTTTGGGTTGCTGTAGTAAAACGTGGACGAGTTATTTGTGAACTTGGCGATGTAGATGAAGCAACGGCAAAAGAAATCTTTAGAATGGCTTCTTATAAACTTCCTATGAAAACGAAGTTTGTGAGAAAGGAAGTTTAA
- the rpsC gene encoding 30S ribosomal protein S3, producing MGQKVNPIGFRVGVYRDWDAQWFPRSSVKGSYGKELRDDLIIRKYLEKNLSKAEVARIEIKKTGGVVKVIIHSARPGIVIGKKGQEVDILRKNLAKMLQVSGVDISVEEVRTPELDAVLVAKSIASQLEQRANFKKLMKKATTSAMRAGARGIKICCKGRLNGAEIARAEWSRVGSVPLHTLRADISYGYARSYTMMGVIGVKVWICVGEYQTK from the coding sequence GTGGGTCAAAAGGTTAATCCGATAGGATTTCGCGTCGGAGTCTATAGAGACTGGGATGCTCAGTGGTTTCCAAGAAGTTCGGTAAAAGGATCTTACGGAAAAGAACTCCGTGATGATTTAATAATTCGAAAATATTTAGAAAAAAATCTTAGTAAGGCTGAAGTAGCACGAATTGAAATAAAAAAAACTGGCGGAGTCGTCAAAGTAATTATTCATTCTGCTCGTCCTGGTATTGTTATTGGGAAAAAAGGTCAAGAAGTTGATATTTTAAGAAAAAATTTAGCAAAAATGCTTCAAGTTAGTGGTGTTGATATTTCTGTAGAAGAAGTAAGAACCCCTGAGCTTGATGCTGTTTTGGTAGCAAAAAGTATTGCTAGCCAACTTGAACAACGTGCTAACTTTAAAAAGCTTATGAAAAAAGCTACAACTTCTGCAATGAGAGCTGGCGCTAGAGGGATTAAAATTTGCTGTAAAGGTCGTTTGAACGGAGCAGAAATTGCTCGTGCTGAATGGTCAAGAGTTGGTTCTGTGCCTCTTCATACGCTTCGTGCTGATATTAGTTATGGTTACGCTCGTTCATACACAATGATGGGCGTTATTGGGGTAAAAGTTTGGATCTGTGTTGGCGAATACCAAACAAAATAA
- the rplV gene encoding 50S ribosomal protein L22, whose translation MDFKASAKYIKRSPYKLRPIVDVIRGKNAQYALGWLKVYGLKKSLPVTKLLESAIANARNKQEDIAPKDLKIEEIRVDQGPAYKYFKPSAMGRSMVLRKRLSHITIVLKRIEVENK comes from the coding sequence ATGGATTTTAAAGCGTCAGCAAAATATATCAAACGATCACCGTATAAATTGCGACCGATTGTAGATGTTATTCGTGGCAAAAATGCGCAATACGCACTTGGTTGGTTAAAAGTATACGGACTTAAAAAATCGTTACCTGTAACAAAACTTCTTGAGTCTGCTATTGCAAATGCGCGTAACAAGCAAGAAGATATTGCTCCAAAAGATTTGAAAATTGAAGAGATTCGTGTTGACCAAGGACCAGCTTATAAATATTTTAAGCCGTCAGCTATGGGTCGATCTATGGTTTTGAGAAAAAGACTGAGCCATATAACTATTGTGTTGAAGCGTATAGAAGTTGAAAATAAATAA
- the rpsS gene encoding 30S ribosomal protein S19, which translates to MARSAKKGPFVDPSVMKKVEKVKESSRREVIKTWSRRSMILPEFVGLVFAVHNGKKFIEVLVSENMVGHHLGEFAPTRTFKMHSGQRQTSAVSKS; encoded by the coding sequence ATGGCTAGATCGGCAAAAAAAGGTCCTTTTGTGGATCCTTCAGTTATGAAAAAAGTCGAAAAGGTAAAAGAAAGTTCAAGACGTGAAGTTATAAAAACTTGGTCAAGAAGAAGTATGATTTTACCTGAGTTTGTTGGACTGGTATTTGCAGTGCACAATGGGAAAAAGTTTATTGAAGTATTGGTAAGTGAAAATATGGTTGGGCACCATTTAGGTGAGTTTGCTCCAACGAGAACATTTAAAATGCATAGTGGTCAACGTCAAACAAGCGCGGTTTCAAAATCGTAA
- the rplB gene encoding 50S ribosomal protein L2 produces the protein MAIVARKPRNASLRFQTFIDTSHLSKEKPLKSLTVGLRKKGGRNAYGRITVRHRGGGADRKYRIVDFKRSVHDVEGIINSLEYDPNRNVHLGLVFYRNGDKRYILLPETLKEGSSVISGLTVEPKVGNFLPINRIPAGFFIHNIEMRPGSGGKLARSAGTSAQIIAKDDNFATLKMPSGEVRMLNLDCWATVGVLGNADYKNISWGKAGRTRQRGFRPSVRGMAMNPVDHPHGGGEGRSKSGSHPVTPWGKGCKGTRTRRKKDVLIIRRRK, from the coding sequence ATGGCAATTGTTGCGAGAAAACCAAGAAATGCTTCTTTACGATTTCAAACATTCATTGATACGTCACATCTTTCAAAAGAAAAGCCTTTAAAAAGCCTTACTGTTGGATTGCGTAAAAAGGGTGGACGAAATGCTTATGGTCGAATTACGGTTCGTCATAGAGGTGGTGGAGCAGATAGAAAATATAGAATCGTTGATTTTAAACGTTCTGTACACGATGTAGAAGGAATCATTAATTCACTTGAATATGATCCAAATCGTAACGTTCATCTTGGATTAGTTTTTTATAGAAATGGTGATAAACGGTATATCTTGTTACCAGAGACCTTAAAAGAAGGTAGCTCTGTTATTTCAGGATTAACGGTTGAGCCAAAAGTTGGTAATTTTTTACCAATAAATCGTATTCCAGCTGGTTTCTTTATTCATAATATTGAAATGAGACCTGGTTCTGGTGGAAAACTTGCGCGTAGCGCAGGAACATCAGCTCAAATTATTGCAAAAGATGATAATTTTGCGACATTAAAAATGCCTTCAGGTGAAGTTCGCATGCTAAATTTAGATTGCTGGGCTACTGTTGGAGTTCTTGGAAACGCTGACTACAAGAATATTTCTTGGGGTAAAGCTGGACGAACTCGTCAACGTGGATTCCGTCCTTCTGTTCGTGGTATGGCTATGAACCCTGTTGATCACCCTCATGGTGGTGGTGAAGGTAGATCGAAATCTGGTTCTCATCCTGTTACTCCTTGGGGTAAAGGCTGTAAGGGAACAAGAACTCGTCGCAAAAAAGATGTGTTAATTATTAGAAGACGCAAATAA
- a CDS encoding 50S ribosomal protein L23 translates to MELSIYNIIVGPIVSNKAYRLHQTLKKITLEVHPEANKSLISQAMHKIFNVEVESVRVIVRKGKRKTSRTKNVSFDNLRKVAIITLKKGHELNLFGDAAMPVGHENSEKLQGYASRSHENS, encoded by the coding sequence ATGGAATTAAGTATCTACAATATTATTGTTGGGCCGATAGTTTCTAACAAAGCATATCGTTTACATCAAACATTGAAAAAAATAACACTTGAAGTGCATCCAGAAGCTAACAAATCATTGATATCGCAAGCTATGCATAAAATATTTAACGTTGAAGTTGAATCTGTGCGCGTTATTGTTCGCAAAGGGAAGCGAAAAACTTCTCGAACAAAAAACGTTAGTTTTGATAATTTGAGAAAAGTTGCAATCATCACTCTTAAAAAGGGTCATGAATTGAATCTTTTTGGTGATGCTGCTATGCCAGTTGGGCATGAAAACTCAGAGAAGCTGCAAGGCTATGCTTCTCGCTCACATGAAAACAGTTAA
- the rplD gene encoding 50S ribosomal protein L4: MSQVASSLTKISVQDLGLVIEHKAEVSYAIWVRALMQNWRQGTVGCKSRGEISFSNKKPWKQKGTGRARAGSSRSPLWRSGGVIFGPQPRVRNLKVNKKTRSQVLSACIASYANKGNLFSFDWALPGEKPSTALAYKAFVGAGLMAKKITLFLPREDFVHWASMNNLMNVQVLSFDDVNAYELSLGNCIVVLTKDVGLFKDMVAKWN, translated from the coding sequence ATGAGCCAGGTAGCAAGCTCTCTTACTAAAATATCCGTTCAGGACCTAGGTCTTGTTATCGAGCATAAAGCTGAAGTCAGCTATGCGATATGGGTTCGAGCGTTAATGCAAAATTGGCGTCAGGGAACAGTTGGTTGCAAATCTCGTGGTGAAATTTCGTTTTCAAATAAAAAACCTTGGAAACAAAAAGGAACTGGCCGTGCTCGTGCAGGAAGTTCGAGATCTCCATTGTGGAGAAGCGGTGGTGTGATATTTGGTCCACAACCACGTGTTAGAAATTTAAAAGTTAATAAAAAAACAAGAAGCCAAGTTCTGTCTGCTTGCATAGCTTCTTATGCTAACAAAGGTAATTTATTTTCCTTTGATTGGGCGTTGCCAGGTGAAAAACCGTCAACGGCTTTAGCGTATAAAGCATTTGTAGGTGCAGGATTGATGGCGAAAAAAATAACATTGTTTTTGCCAAGAGAAGATTTTGTACATTGGGCATCAATGAATAACTTAATGAATGTTCAAGTATTAAGTTTTGATGATGTTAATGCTTACGAATTGTCTTTAGGTAATTGTATTGTTGTTTTGACAAAAGACGTTGGTTTGTTTAAAGATATGGTGGCAAAATGGAATTAA
- the rplC gene encoding 50S ribosomal protein L3 yields MVNGFWGRKVGMTQVFSENNKVVPVTAVDASGWFVSQIKTHAKDGYNAIQVAYVREKHQSAQFQEEWLKQKSKYFRWVKEILVDLVSDDILAGQPFDFSNVVQAKDIVNVMGTTKGCGFAGVMRRHKFTGGVASHGSMLGRRPGSISFMRSQGKVIKGKKMAGHMGVTRKTVRGLEVVQVVPQDNLVLIKGAMAGKPGSLVYVRKNG; encoded by the coding sequence ATGGTTAATGGTTTTTGGGGCCGCAAGGTAGGAATGACTCAGGTTTTTTCTGAAAACAATAAAGTCGTCCCAGTAACCGCTGTTGATGCTTCGGGTTGGTTTGTTTCACAAATCAAAACGCACGCAAAAGACGGATATAATGCAATTCAGGTTGCGTATGTTCGTGAAAAGCATCAAAGTGCACAGTTTCAAGAAGAATGGCTTAAACAAAAATCAAAGTATTTTCGTTGGGTTAAAGAAATTTTAGTTGATCTAGTGTCTGATGATATTTTGGCAGGACAGCCATTTGATTTTTCAAATGTTGTTCAAGCAAAAGATATTGTTAATGTCATGGGAACAACAAAAGGTTGTGGTTTTGCTGGTGTCATGCGTAGACATAAGTTTACGGGTGGTGTAGCGAGTCACGGTTCTATGTTGGGTAGAAGACCTGGAAGTATTAGCTTCATGCGTTCACAGGGTAAAGTCATTAAGGGTAAAAAAATGGCTGGACACATGGGTGTGACGCGCAAAACGGTAAGAGGTCTTGAAGTTGTACAAGTTGTACCTCAAGATAATCTTGTTCTTATTAAGGGTGCTATGGCTGGAAAACCTGGATCTTTAGTATACGTTCGTAAGAATGGGTAA
- the rpsJ gene encoding 30S ribosomal protein S10: MKKQKIRLTLKSYDHQLLDKAVKEIAMTAKKTGTDLVGPVPLPNKKRCFTVLRSPHIDKKSREQFEIITHKRILEMISPSDQTMAALMKLNISAGVDVEIK, encoded by the coding sequence ATGAAAAAGCAGAAAATTAGACTGACATTAAAATCTTACGATCATCAATTGCTTGATAAGGCAGTAAAAGAAATTGCTATGACGGCTAAAAAAACAGGAACCGACCTTGTCGGTCCTGTTCCTTTACCAAATAAAAAGCGTTGTTTTACTGTTCTACGTTCTCCGCATATTGATAAAAAATCTAGAGAGCAGTTTGAAATAATTACACACAAGCGGATTTTAGAAATGATTTCACCATCAGATCAGACAATGGCTGCATTGATGAAGCTAAATATTTCTGCTGGTGTTGATGTTGAAATTAAGTAA
- the tuf gene encoding elongation factor Tu produces the protein MAKDTFVRSKPHVNVGTIGHVDHGKTTLTAAITTVLSKTGGAVARKFDEIDNAPEEKARGITIATSHVEYETANRHYAHVDCPGHADYVKNMITGAAQMDGAILVVSAADGPMPQTREHILLAKNVNVPSLVVFLNKVDMVDDPEMVDMVEEEIRDLLKKYDFPGDEIPVIRGSALKALNGDQSDLGEASIKRLMDAVDSYIPVPKRDVDKPFLMPVEGVFSIAGRGTVATGRIEKGIVKIGDAVQLVGLNEKAIDTTVTGIEMFRKNLDEGRAGDNAGLLLRGVKKEDIVRGMVVAKPNSIKPHKKFRGQVYVLSKEEGGRHSSFFSNYRPQFYFRTTDVTGVVTLPAGREMVMPGDNVVLDIELISPIAMEKDLRFAIREGGRTVGSGIVTEIIS, from the coding sequence ATGGCAAAAGATACATTTGTACGTAGTAAACCGCACGTAAACGTTGGAACTATTGGTCACGTTGATCATGGTAAAACAACTTTAACAGCAGCGATTACTACTGTATTGTCAAAAACAGGTGGCGCGGTAGCAAGAAAGTTTGACGAAATTGATAATGCGCCTGAAGAAAAAGCGCGTGGTATTACGATTGCAACTTCACACGTTGAGTATGAAACAGCAAATCGTCACTATGCACACGTTGACTGTCCGGGTCACGCTGACTATGTTAAAAACATGATCACTGGTGCGGCTCAGATGGATGGAGCTATTTTAGTAGTTTCTGCGGCAGATGGACCTATGCCACAAACTCGTGAACATATTCTTTTAGCTAAAAACGTTAACGTTCCTTCATTGGTTGTTTTCTTGAATAAAGTAGACATGGTTGATGATCCAGAAATGGTTGACATGGTTGAAGAAGAAATCAGAGATTTGTTGAAAAAATATGATTTCCCTGGCGATGAAATTCCTGTAATTCGTGGTTCTGCTCTTAAAGCTTTAAATGGCGATCAAAGCGATCTTGGCGAAGCTTCAATTAAAAGATTGATGGATGCTGTTGATAGCTACATCCCAGTTCCAAAGCGTGATGTTGACAAGCCTTTCTTAATGCCTGTTGAAGGTGTTTTCTCTATTGCTGGTCGTGGTACTGTTGCAACTGGAAGAATTGAAAAAGGTATCGTTAAAATCGGTGACGCTGTTCAATTAGTTGGTTTGAATGAAAAAGCTATTGATACAACAGTTACAGGTATTGAAATGTTTAGAAAAAACCTTGATGAAGGTCGAGCTGGTGATAATGCTGGTTTGCTTCTTCGTGGTGTTAAAAAAGAAGACATTGTACGTGGAATGGTTGTTGCGAAACCTAACTCTATTAAGCCTCATAAAAAATTCAGAGGCCAGGTATATGTGTTAAGCAAAGAAGAAGGCGGACGTCACAGTTCATTCTTCAGCAACTATCGCCCGCAATTCTATTTTAGAACAACAGACGTAACTGGTGTTGTTACATTGCCTGCAGGGCGTGAAATGGTTATGCCTGGTGATAACGTGGTCTTAGACATTGAGCTTATCTCTCCAATTGCGATGGAAAAAGACTTACGATTCGCGATTAGAGAAGGTGGTAGAACTGTTGGATCAGGAATCGTTACAGAAATTATTTCGTAA
- the fusA gene encoding elongation factor G has product MSYTLDRYRNIGIAAHIDAGKTTVTERILFYTGISHKIGEVHEGAAIMDWMEQEQERGITIQSAATTCFWKNCQINIIDTPGHVDFTIEVGRSLRVLDGVVSVFCGVAGVQPQSETVWNQANRYDVPAIIFINKLDRIGADYYAAIQDINTKLAVGRAVAMQIPLGESEALYGLIDVLTGKMIRFYNDERDMQKDVVFEDAPAEYADQIKSMYATIVEKASDADEVLGEKYLNEEPITLADIKQAIRNGVVKRQLFPAFCGSAFKNKGVHLLLDAVVDYLPSPLDVPAIKGIDVKTEQEVVRLSSDKEPFSALAFKIMTDPFVGVLTFTRIYSGVLKSGSYVYNASKQTKERVSRLLRMHANKREEIKEASAGDIVAIVGIKEINTGDTLCDESHPVLLESIDIPIPVISTSVEPKTKADYEKMVIALKKMNQEDPSFNFTYNHETDQTEIAGMGELHLEIVVDRLKREHKVEVAQGALRVAYKETIQKSSDVEGKFIKQSGGKGQYGHVWLKMEPLPRGTGYEFVNGVVGGTIPREYIPAVEKGLAEAVNTGILVGSPVVDLKVTVYDGSYHDVDSSEIAFKMAAKMAFREGMSQASPVLLEPIMKVEVDTPDEYMGDVMGDLNARRGKILGMEGKGSIQIVKAEVPLGKMFGYSTELRSMTKGRASYTMAFECYREVSKNVQDEIVAAKK; this is encoded by the coding sequence ATGAGCTATACGCTAGATAGATATAGAAATATAGGGATTGCGGCTCATATTGACGCTGGGAAGACAACGGTTACTGAACGTATTCTGTTTTATACAGGTATTTCACATAAAATCGGTGAAGTTCATGAAGGCGCAGCCATTATGGACTGGATGGAACAAGAGCAAGAGCGTGGGATTACAATTCAATCTGCGGCAACAACTTGTTTTTGGAAAAACTGTCAAATTAATATCATTGACACTCCTGGTCACGTAGATTTTACTATTGAAGTAGGTCGATCACTTCGTGTTCTTGATGGAGTGGTGAGCGTGTTCTGTGGTGTTGCTGGTGTGCAGCCTCAATCTGAGACTGTTTGGAACCAGGCAAATCGCTATGATGTTCCTGCAATCATTTTTATTAATAAATTAGATAGAATTGGTGCGGATTATTACGCAGCAATTCAGGATATAAATACAAAATTAGCAGTTGGTCGCGCAGTTGCTATGCAAATTCCTTTGGGTGAGTCAGAAGCTCTTTATGGCTTGATTGATGTGCTTACTGGAAAAATGATTCGTTTTTATAACGATGAGCGCGACATGCAAAAAGATGTTGTATTTGAAGATGCTCCTGCAGAATATGCGGATCAAATTAAATCAATGTATGCAACAATTGTTGAAAAAGCGTCTGATGCTGATGAAGTGTTGGGTGAAAAGTATTTAAATGAAGAGCCTATTACTTTGGCTGACATAAAACAGGCGATTAGAAATGGCGTTGTGAAGCGACAACTATTCCCTGCATTTTGTGGGTCGGCCTTTAAAAATAAAGGTGTTCATTTATTGCTTGATGCGGTTGTTGATTATTTACCGTCTCCTTTGGATGTTCCTGCAATTAAAGGTATTGATGTTAAGACTGAGCAAGAAGTTGTTCGGTTGTCGTCTGACAAAGAGCCGTTTTCAGCTCTTGCGTTTAAGATTATGACAGATCCTTTTGTGGGTGTGTTGACATTTACTCGTATTTATTCAGGTGTTTTAAAATCTGGATCATATGTTTACAATGCTTCAAAGCAAACCAAAGAGCGAGTAAGTAGACTTTTAAGGATGCATGCAAACAAGCGAGAAGAAATTAAAGAAGCTTCCGCTGGCGATATTGTTGCTATTGTTGGAATAAAAGAGATTAACACTGGTGATACTTTGTGTGATGAATCGCATCCAGTATTGCTTGAGTCAATTGATATTCCAATACCGGTGATTTCAACTTCTGTTGAGCCAAAAACTAAAGCAGACTATGAAAAAATGGTTATTGCTTTGAAAAAGATGAACCAAGAAGATCCTTCATTTAACTTTACGTACAATCATGAAACTGATCAAACAGAGATTGCTGGTATGGGTGAGTTGCATTTGGAAATTGTGGTTGATCGTTTGAAGCGTGAGCACAAAGTTGAAGTTGCGCAAGGTGCTTTGCGTGTTGCGTATAAAGAAACAATTCAAAAGTCATCTGATGTTGAAGGTAAATTCATTAAACAGTCGGGTGGAAAAGGTCAGTACGGTCACGTATGGTTAAAAATGGAACCATTGCCGCGCGGTACTGGTTATGAATTTGTAAATGGAGTTGTAGGTGGAACTATTCCGCGAGAATATATTCCTGCTGTTGAAAAGGGTCTAGCTGAGGCAGTAAATACTGGGATCTTGGTTGGAAGTCCAGTTGTTGATCTTAAGGTTACTGTTTATGATGGATCATATCATGATGTTGACTCATCAGAGATAGCTTTTAAAATGGCAGCAAAAATGGCTTTTCGTGAGGGTATGAGTCAGGCTTCGCCTGTTCTGTTAGAGCCAATCATGAAGGTTGAAGTTGATACTCCTGATGAATACATGGGCGATGTTATGGGTGACCTTAACGCGAGACGTGGAAAAATATTAGGGATGGAGGGCAAGGGCTCAATTCAGATTGTTAAGGCAGAAGTTCCTCTTGGAAAAATGTTTGGATACTCAACTGAGTTACGATCTATGACCAAAGGTCGAGCAAGTTATACGATGGCATTTGAGTGTTATCGTGAAGTTTCAAAAAATGTCCAAGATGAAATTGTAGCAGCGAAAAAATAA
- the rpsG gene encoding 30S ribosomal protein S7, which yields MPRKKKNIIRRDVGVDPIYQSELLQRFINIVMWRGKKNVARKIVYVALDVLEQKFGSKEKALSAFHKSYGNIMPLIEVRSRRVGGSVYQIPREVGEARGRSLALRWLIEAAAERSDKSMGLRLGSELLDAYEERGGAFKKKLDVHKMAEANRAFSHYAW from the coding sequence ATGCCTAGAAAGAAAAAAAATATTATACGACGTGATGTTGGTGTAGATCCAATTTATCAGTCAGAGTTGTTACAACGCTTCATTAACATAGTTATGTGGCGTGGTAAAAAAAATGTTGCTCGCAAAATCGTTTATGTTGCGCTTGATGTTTTAGAACAAAAGTTCGGAAGCAAAGAAAAAGCGCTTTCTGCATTTCATAAATCTTATGGCAACATTATGCCTCTTATTGAAGTTCGCTCTCGACGAGTTGGTGGAAGTGTTTACCAAATTCCTCGTGAAGTTGGAGAAGCTCGTGGCCGTTCATTGGCGCTGCGTTGGCTTATTGAAGCTGCTGCAGAACGTTCAGACAAGTCTATGGGTTTACGCTTAGGCAGTGAGCTTTTAGATGCGTATGAAGAACGTGGCGGAGCATTTAAAAAGAAACTTGATGTTCATAAAATGGCAGAAGCTAATCGCGCATTTTCACATTACGCTTGGTAG
- the rpsL gene encoding 30S ribosomal protein S12: MPTINQLVRLGRKKTVNKTKSGALKQCPQVRGVCTRVFTTTPKKPNSALRKVARVKLSNGIEVTAYIPGEGHNLQEHSMVLLRGGRVKDLPGVKYHIVRGALDTAGVTGRKQSRSKYGAKRPKAA; this comes from the coding sequence ATGCCTACAATTAATCAGCTTGTTCGTCTCGGCCGCAAAAAGACTGTCAACAAGACAAAAAGCGGTGCTTTGAAACAATGTCCACAGGTTCGTGGTGTGTGTACTCGTGTATTCACAACGACCCCAAAAAAACCAAACTCAGCGCTTCGAAAAGTTGCTCGTGTTAAATTGTCAAACGGAATAGAAGTTACAGCCTACATTCCTGGAGAAGGTCACAACCTGCAAGAACACTCAATGGTTCTTCTTCGTGGTGGTCGCGTTAAGGATTTGCCGGGTGTGAAATATCACATTGTGCGTGGAGCTCTTGATACAGCTGGCGTTACAGGCAGAAAACAATCTCGATCTAAGTATGGTGCAAAAAGACCTAAAGCGGCGTAA
- a CDS encoding M50 family metallopeptidase has translation MIESILHQFSSIILSLIGISFIIVFHEFGHYVFCKLFNVYTPTFSIGIGKILYSKKIGDTDFCISAGPIGGYVEVASESGINGSLGFNQIPYYQKVLMMLGGIMFNFILAYLLFVVLFFTGMPDSGQAPYETNTTVIAKVQENSINLSNIHPNDQLISVDNQNINNDLTIARKIISSYKPIDATAFPATIPAAVNRSGEIIHIDLALKGPLLSNFISKQLEVSFEPKPSLSLSKSIQQAYIATNFYLGAIINGLKDMASSRNTNGLIGPLKAVMIGSKSSQKGFKSLLFFLALISINLGFMNLLPLPIFDGGQFVIFTIEAITRKELSEKVRHAVGICSWALAIGLLVVFTVRDLYSLIF, from the coding sequence ATGATAGAATCAATTTTGCATCAATTTTCATCAATAATTTTAAGCCTTATTGGAATCTCTTTTATAATAGTGTTTCATGAATTTGGACACTATGTTTTTTGTAAGCTATTTAATGTCTATACCCCAACCTTTTCTATTGGAATTGGCAAAATTCTATACTCGAAAAAAATAGGCGATACTGACTTTTGTATATCAGCTGGGCCAATTGGAGGATACGTTGAAGTTGCATCAGAAAGCGGCATCAACGGATCATTAGGTTTTAATCAAATCCCATACTACCAAAAAGTGCTTATGATGCTTGGCGGGATCATGTTTAACTTTATTCTTGCATACCTGCTATTTGTAGTGTTGTTTTTTACTGGAATGCCTGATTCAGGGCAAGCGCCATACGAAACGAACACAACTGTAATCGCCAAGGTTCAAGAAAACTCTATAAACCTCAGCAACATTCATCCAAATGACCAATTAATATCAGTAGACAATCAAAATATAAACAATGACTTAACTATTGCTAGAAAAATCATTTCTAGCTACAAACCAATTGACGCAACAGCCTTTCCCGCAACTATACCTGCAGCTGTTAACAGATCTGGAGAAATCATACATATAGACCTTGCCCTAAAAGGACCACTACTGAGTAATTTCATTTCAAAGCAACTAGAAGTCTCTTTTGAGCCAAAGCCATCGCTATCACTCTCAAAATCTATCCAACAAGCTTATATAGCTACAAACTTTTACCTGGGCGCAATAATAAACGGCCTAAAAGACATGGCTTCATCTAGAAACACAAATGGACTAATCGGGCCACTAAAAGCAGTTATGATTGGTAGCAAAAGCTCGCAAAAAGGATTTAAATCTCTTCTGTTCTTTTTAGCACTCATAAGCATAAATCTAGGCTTTATGAACCTACTCCCTCTGCCTATTTTTGATGGCGGTCAATTTGTGATCTTTACCATTGAAGCAATCACCAGAAAAGAGCTTTCAGAAAAAGTGAGACATGCTGTTGGCATATGTTCATGGGCACTTGCAATTGGCCTTCTTGTTGTTTTCACCGTTCGTGACCTATACTCACTGATTTTTTAA